The Calditerrivibrio nitroreducens DSM 19672 genome window below encodes:
- a CDS encoding 2-oxoacid:ferredoxin oxidoreductase subunit beta, translated as MSYDYAKYLRKGKLPHIWCAGCSYGMVLKSLIRAIDSLQWDKNDVAIVSGIGCASRLPGYVDFNTLHTTHGRSIAFATGLKLANPKLNVLAMGGDGDMTAIGGNHFIHACRRNLDITIFVFNNNIYGMTGAQYSPTTPQGAWATTSPYGMAENNFNITDLAIGSGATFVARTTAYHVAHCEKIMKEAFLHKGTSVVEIINSCPTGFGRKNKFKTPASMLMWMKDNAVNVERAKNMSPEELTGKFIIGVLHKVERPEYLETYDAIVGLKK; from the coding sequence ATGTCTTACGATTATGCTAAATATTTGAGAAAAGGTAAGCTGCCACATATATGGTGCGCAGGGTGCTCTTATGGTATGGTATTAAAATCTCTCATAAGGGCTATCGACTCTTTGCAGTGGGATAAAAATGATGTGGCTATAGTTTCAGGTATAGGTTGTGCCAGCCGTTTGCCTGGATATGTAGATTTTAATACATTACATACAACACATGGAAGATCTATTGCTTTTGCCACTGGGCTTAAGTTGGCCAATCCTAAGTTGAACGTTCTTGCTATGGGTGGTGATGGTGATATGACAGCCATCGGTGGTAATCACTTTATCCATGCTTGTAGAAGAAATCTTGACATAACAATATTCGTTTTCAACAACAACATATACGGTATGACAGGTGCCCAGTATTCACCCACCACACCACAGGGTGCTTGGGCCACAACATCACCATATGGAATGGCTGAAAACAACTTTAATATCACCGATCTTGCTATAGGTTCTGGAGCAACTTTTGTGGCGAGAACCACAGCTTATCATGTGGCGCATTGTGAAAAAATTATGAAAGAGGCATTTTTACATAAAGGAACAAGTGTTGTGGAAATAATAAATTCTTGTCCGACTGGATTTGGTAGAAAGAATAAATTTAAAACGCCTGCTTCAATGCTTATGTGGATGAAGGATAACGCTGTGAATGTAGAAAGGGCAAAGAATATGTCTCCGGAGGAGCTTACTGGTAAATTCATCATAGGTGTTCTTCACAAAGTTGAAAGACCAGAGTATCTTGAGACATATGATGCTATTGTAGGATTAAAAAAATAG
- a CDS encoding 2-oxoacid:acceptor oxidoreductase family protein, with protein MARIDIRLGGSGGQGTITAAAILGYAAVYAGKKAVQTKSYGPEARGGAARGEVVISDEDINYVKVLKSDILVALTQEACDKFVVDAKEGSIVIVDDFLVKNKPQGNFKLYSLPIIKTAAEDVGKSMVANIVTLGVVNELANLIDYEKLEKGVLNKVPKGTEELNKKALKAGIELARKAKK; from the coding sequence ATGGCAAGGATAGATATTAGACTTGGTGGTTCAGGTGGACAAGGTACAATTACGGCGGCGGCTATACTTGGTTATGCTGCTGTTTATGCAGGGAAGAAAGCAGTTCAAACTAAATCATATGGCCCAGAGGCAAGGGGTGGTGCCGCAAGGGGTGAAGTGGTAATTAGCGATGAAGATATAAACTATGTTAAGGTGTTAAAGTCTGACATACTTGTGGCTCTCACTCAGGAGGCATGCGATAAATTTGTGGTGGATGCAAAAGAGGGTAGTATTGTAATAGTGGATGATTTCCTTGTTAAGAATAAGCCACAGGGGAATTTCAAGTTGTACTCCTTACCTATAATAAAAACTGCTGCAGAAGATGTGGGTAAGTCTATGGTGGCAAATATCGTAACCCTTGGGGTTGTGAATGAGCTTGCAAATCTTATAGATTATGAGAAACTTGAAAAAGGTGTTTTGAATAAGGTTCCAAAAGGTACTGAAGAACTCAATAAAAAAGCACTTAAGGCGGGGATAGAGCTCGCAAGAAAAGCAAAGAAATAA